ATCTGAGGGACGGGGATGAACAGGTTCATGCAGCGACTCTCGCGGGGGTTCGAGTATCTGATCGTGCTCGCCTCAGCTATCATGTTGGGCTGGGGACTTCTCGGGTTTCTTGAATACTTCACCGGGCTGGCGCCGCTTATGCCTTTGCAAAACTCGACCTTTCCGCCGGGCATGCAGTCTCTCCATTGGATATTGATCACCGCTTCGGGTGCCACCTATCTGGCCGGATACGTCCTGCGCTGGAGCGTCACTCCGATTGCCATGCTGGTCATGTTCACCGCGCTTGCCACGATGTGTGCTGTGCAAACCTTAGACATGTTGGAAAATCCGGATCGCTACCGGAACTTCGCCCAGGAATGTGTCAATTACATCATCATCTCGATCTACCTTTTTCGATCCAAGCGCATGCGGGATCGTTTTGGGCAGATCACAATTCAGGGCGGGGATCGCGTATCACCACAGAACGCCTGAGACCTTCAAAGGAAGGATTGTCATGGAAACCGGATCATCGGAAAAAGTGAGCCTCTCACATTACAAAATCCACACCGATATTGTGATCGATGCGCCGCCGGACGTGGTCTGGTCGGCGTTGACCGACACGCCAAACTACAAGGACTGGGCGGCGTTCCTTGTGGGCATCCACGGAGAGATCAAGGATGGATCGACAATCACCGTCGACTTTCAGCTTGATTCATCAAAGGAGAAACTGACCACCTTGGATCATACCATCTCGGTCGTGCAGGGGACGGAGTTTTTCTGGGCTGAGAAGGGGCCGGGTGGCATTCGCGATAACCACCACTTTTGTGTTGAGCCGTTGGAGGGTGGCAAAACTCGCTTCTTACAATCCGATGAAATCATGGGGGGCATCACTTTCCTGATGGGCGGACGATTGGCAAAGATATATGTGGAAGGTTACCAAGCTTTCAATCGCGGCTTGAAAGCCGAGGCAGAGCGCCGTGCCCAATCCACCTGACAAGACAACACGACCACTTGGACGCGTCTTGCTGACCGGTGCGACGGGGATGGTGGGTTCCTCGGTACTTGCGGCATTGCTGAACGAAAAAACTGCGCGCGAAATCGTGTCACTTGGGCGCAGGCCATGCAATATGAATCAACCAAAGCTGACCGATGTGAGGTTTGCAGCATTCGGCGATACCCAAGCCATCGAAGCCTATCTTGATGGCATCGACACCGTCTTCCATTGCCTTGCCACTTATTCCGCGCGCGTCAGTCGAACAGAATACGAGGAAATCACAGTCGATTGGATGCGCGCTTTGCTGGTGGCTTGCGAGAGGTCTGCGCCCGGTGTGACGTTCTGCTTGTTTTCCGCTCAAGGCGCTGGGTCTGTTGGCGGCGGCATGTCCTTTGCTTTGAAGATTAAGGGCGAAGCGGAGAGCAAGCTATTTGCATCTGACCTCGAAAGGAAATTCGCCTTTCGTCCAGGCTATATTGCGCCGTCGGGGCCGAGGAACACGTGGAAGAAGGGTGATTATCTTCTCAAACCGCTCCAAAGGCTGATGCCGTCCATCGGTGTAACTTCCGATGAATTGGCTCATGCCATGCTTCAAACTGCGATGCACGATCCTCGTCGTACTGCTGTTCTTGAAAACGCTGAGTTGCGTACGTTGCTCGGATGAGGCTGCGGTTGCGCCTCGAGTTGTTTAGTTTTCAACAGAGGTCTTTCAATTCCCGATTCTGGGAAGCCTCAATGCAGCATTCAAATCCCGCACGGACGGCGGCTCTGAGCCGCCTTCAACCCAACCGTTTTTTGAACCTTAAAGTGGCCGCCAACAATCCGAATGCCGCAAATCCAATCATCCAGAGAATTCCCCAGCGCAACTCGTATAGCGACGCGTCACGCAGGACCACGCCGCGGATCATGTCCATAAAATGAGTGGCGGGCAGAACCTGAGCAATCATCTGGACTGGTTGCGGCATGCCGTCGAAGGGGAACATAAAGCCCGACATCAGGATCGATGGCAGCAGAACAAAGATAGTCATCTGCATTGATTGCAATTGGTTCTGCGCAAGCGTGGAAATCACCAGCCCAAGCGACAGGCTGGCGATGATGAACAACAAGGTCACCACAAGCAAAGTGCCCAATCCGCCGTTTATCGGGACATCGAAAAGGACATGCCCGAGGCCGAGGATGATTGCGACCTGTATCAGGCCCAGAAAGATATAGGGGATGATCTTCCCGATCATCAGTTCGATCGATTTGATCGGGGTGTTGATCAGCATCTCCATATTGCCCCGTTCGCGTTCGCGGACGATGGCGGCTGAAGTGAACAGGATCATCGTCATGGTCAGGATCACGCCGACAAGACCTGGCACGATATTGACTGCTGATCGCTGTTCAGGGTTGAAGTAAAGCGTCACCTCGAAGGTAGGCACCTGCCGGTTTGGTGGTTGTTTCAGCAGTTCTGTCAAAGGCATCGTGCGCAGGGATTTGATTGCGCTGGCCACCATCGTGTCCGAGCCATCGACGATCCAATGGGCAACCGGTCGGCTGCTGGTCTTGTCCGTTGCGTTGGGCAGGCCCAGCCCGACAGACGGGCTTCGGGCAAGGCGTTGGCTGACGTTTGATGGGATGATAAGCGCGGCGCGCACGCGGGATTCAGTGATCGCGCGCTCGGCTTCTTGCGGGGTTGTTAGATGTTCGGTGATGGTCACGACCTGCGTGGCCTGAACGATCTGCGCCAATGTTCGGGACAACTCGGTTCCGGACTGGTCCACCAGTGCCACAGGCACATGGCGCAGGTTGGTGTTGATCGCATAGCCAAACAGCAGCAGTTGGATCAGGGGGATCATAATCACCATGGCAAAGGTCATCCGATCCCGCCGCAGTTGTAGCAGCTCTTTCTTCAGTACAGCAGCAATGCGGCGTGGCGAGATCACTGTTTTGGCCCCCGTGTGGCGCTGACGAACACGTCTTCCAGATTTGGTCGCTGCGGGGTTAGGGACAGGTCGGGAAACGCAGCAAGTTGGCCGCGCAACATGTCCACCGGCTGAGGTTCGGATTTATCCACCAGCACACGCAGCCGCGATCCGACTTGCGCGGTCGACAGGATCATGGGCTGGACGTCCAACGCGTGTTTGACCTTGCGCAGGCCCGGGCCTTCAACTTCGACAACATCGGCCTGCAGATCATCCATCAACTCACGCGGAGAGCCGTCCGCCTTCTTCACCCCGTGTTGCAAGATCGCCAACCGGTGGCAGCGTTCGGCCTCGTCCATGAAATGGGTCGAGACGATCATCGTCGCGCCCTGATCGACCAGATCGAACAGCTGTTCCCAGAAAGTGCGTCGGGTTTCGGGGTCAACGGCCGAGGTCGGTTCATCCAGAAACAACAGTTTTGGTCGGTGCATGACGGTCGCTGCAAGGGCGAGTTTTTGTCTTTGCCCGCCGCTCATGCTGCCGCTGAGCTGATCAATGTTGGTTGTCAGGTCATAGGTGTGCAGCAGTTCTTCAATCCGGTCCTTGGCCGACTTCACTGGAATGCCATAAATTTCTGCCGCGAACCGAAGGTTCTCCAGCACTGTCAGGTCGCGGTAATACGAGAAGATCTGGGTCATGTACCCGATCTCATTTTTTAACGGCTCAGCCGCTTCGGGCATTGATCGGCCCAAAACCGAAATTGCCCCGCTGCTGGGGGTCAGTAGGCCGGTCAGCATGCGCATGGTAGTTGTCTTGCCGCAGCCGTTGGGGCCGAGAAACCCGTATATCTGGCCCGTTCGGATTTCGAGGTCCAGATTGTTGACTGCGGTGTTTTCCCCAAACCGACGGGTCAGACCCTGCGTCGAGACGACGATATCACTCATGGCATGGGGACCTGCACTGGCACTCCGGCGGGCAGGTCGGGTGTTGCAGTGGGCAAGTCAATCTCGGCCAAATAGACAAGGCGCGTGCGGTCGTCCTTGTTCAATCCGTAATAGGGGGTGAAGGACGCGTCGTCGCTGATCCAGCGGATCACGCCGTCCAGCGGATCGGCCAGCCCGTCAATGCGTACTTCCAGCATGTCGCCGGGTTTCAGATTGACGCGATGCGGCTCGGGCACATAGACGCGCGCGTAAGGCGTCTGGCCCGTGACCATCACGGCAACCGGGCTGCCGGATGTTACCCGCTCGCCCAAATTCCACGGCAGAGAATCCAGCACGCCGTCGCGGGTGGCCGTAACCGTCAAGTCGTCCAGAACTGTTTGCTCGGCGGAAACCAACGCTTCGGCGGCCCGTACGTTGGCTTCGGCAACCGCCAGGTCTTCGGGTCTGGTGCCGTTCTGCAACTCTTTAAGCGATTCCTGAGCGCTGGCCAGTTCAGCTCGCGCGGAATCGCGCAGGGCCAGATCATTTGCTACCTGCGCTTCGGTCACGACCGAGTTTTCGACCAGTCTGGCGTTTCGGTCATAGATGGCTTCGGCATCGGCAAGGCGTGCAACAGCGCCCGCGACTTTGGCCTCGGCTATCGCAATCTCCTCCTCTCGCGGCCCCACCTGCAGCTTCAGAAGCGTGGCCTGCGCCTTTTCCAGTTCAGCCTGCGCCAGTGCCAGTTTTGAGCTTTGCAATGTTGGATCAAGCTGAACCAGCGTGTCGCCTGCCTTGACCACGGCACCTTCGGCAATAGGCAAATCGACGACGATTTCGCTGGCTGTCGCGGTCAAAGCCACCCGGTCGCGCGCCAATACGCCCAAAGCGACGCTGGTATCAGACCCGGAGCACCGGTCCAGAAAGGCGGGCAGTACAGCCGCTAGAATCAAAGGGATGGGGGTCGTCAGATTCAACAGGGTTTCCCTCCGGTGTTTGGCCTTTGAACGTATTGGGTGATAGTTAAAGCATAAAATCAGGAAATCTGATTTATGTATACGGCTCAGCCGCTACACGTGGCAGCACGGGGTCATGCGGGCAATCGCGCCAACCACTCCTCCAGCTTTTCTCCGATCAGATGGGGGTTATCTTCCTGTAGGAAATGAATGCCTTTGCCGATATCCACCGCTTCGAGGTTCTGGATGGTCTGATGGCACCAGGCGACCTCTTTTGTCCCGATGGTGCCTCCGGGCGTGGCGTGGAACATCAGCATCGGGGTTTGCGTTTCTCCCAACCAACTGCTGTAGGCGCTGACGATCTCATGAACGTCAGAAGGCGTGCCATCGATCGGAATCTCGCAAGGCCACACACGAACCGGCTTGCGACTTCGTGCTGTGGGAAAGGGCGCACGGTACTGCGACATTTCTTGCGGTGCCAGATCACGTACTATGGCGCTTGGCAGGATTTTCTCGACGAACATATTCAGGCCCGAGATCATCATCCATCCCAGACCCGGCGTCCGCATCAAGCGAAACCCGGTGCGGAAATCGGGCGGAAATCCCGCCCAACTCATCGGGCGGACCACGCCCTCCATGAACACGATGCCGCGGATGTTCTCGGGATGTCGGTGCGCATAGTGAAACCCCAATGCCGAGCCCCAGTCATGAATGACGAGCGTTACGTCTTCTAACCCCAGCGCCTCGATGAATCCGTCAACGTAGGGAACGTGGTCGACAAAGCGGTAGGGAATATCCGGCTTATCCGATTTGCCCATACCGATCAGATCCATCGCGATAGCGCGGCCCTGCCCGGCGGCATAGGGAATGATGTTGCGCCACAGATAAGACGAGGTGGGATTGCCGTGCAGAAACAGAACCGGCGAGCCGTCGCCTTCCTCGACATAGTGAATGCGCTGCCCATTCACCTCGACATATTTCGAGTCAAACGGGAAGTCGGGTGAGATCTCTTGTTCGGTACTCATTGAGCCACTCTTTCTGCATTGCAAGTCTCTTCGATCAGGCCCAGCGCCTCACCATACCACGCAGGTCGGGACGACCAGCCAACGATCGCGTTGACGGGTTGGGACGGCGGGCAGGACAAGCTGCCAACGGGGACAATCAGAATCTTGCCGTTTTGAGTCTCGAATGGCAGCGTCGTCCCGCAGTTCCGGCAGAACACCCGGCGTACTTGGGAATTGGGCACGTCGAAGGTGGTCAGCATGTTTTTGCCTTCCAGCCATTCGATCTGATCGGGCGTGGTGAACGCATTCGCAACATGGGCCGAGCCCGAGGCCTTTTGGCAGAAGCTGCAATAGCAGAGTTTGAAGGCGGTCATATTGTCCCGCACCCGATAGCGCACCGCGCCACAGATACATTGGCCGTCGATCGTGTTTGGGTGACTCATCTGAACACCTCAGCCGCGATAGGCGAAATAGGAGCGGACAGAGGCCGCAAACGTCAGGCCCATGCTGATGATCGCGATGATAAAGCCGATGACCGCCGTTGCCGGGATCGAGACCAGAAAATCAACGGCAATCGCTGCGCGGATACCGACCAGGCTGCGCCTGAGGATGGATGCGATGATGCAGGCAAAAGTCACCATATATCCCAGCATCGTATAGAGCATCAGGTTGGCGGCTTGGGGGCCTGCCAGTTCTCCGACCTGCAGCCCGTAGAATTTGAACGCGGCGAAGAAGCCAAGGGCCAGCAGGATTTTCAGCGCGTTCAGAATGAAGATGGCGCGCAGTGTTACGGGCTTTGAGGCCCCGGTTGTCGGGTCGATGGCGGTCATGTCAGGTCTCCCATTCAGGTGAGGCCGCGCGGCATTTGCTGCAGCGCGCCCAAAATGCTATCCATGTGGATAGGAAATTATTCCTATCCACATGGATAGAAAAAGCAAGGGGAAATCTGTGGCGCGAAAACGCAAGACGGATCACGACAGTGCTGTGGCAGGTGCGCTAGACCTATTCTGGCGGTGTGGATACCATGGTGCCAGCACGCGGGAACTGGAGCAGGAGACCGGGCTAACTCGGTTCACACTGCAAACCACCTATGGCGGAAAAGAGAAGTTTTTCCTAAAGACGCTTGATACTTATCTGGACAATGCCGAGGCTCGGCACTTCCCCGACCCCGACACCTATTCGCTGAATGACCTCAGCGATTGGTTCCAGGGTATCGCCTCGGCAGAACGCATGCCGAAGATCGAGGATGCTGGGTGCCTTGCCTTCAACTCGATTAGTTCGTTTGACCGCACTGACCCCGAGGTGAATGCCCGAATCGAGAGATACCTCACCGCCCTGGAAGGACGGTTTGCGGCGATCCTCAGCCGCGCCAAATTAGAAGGAGCCGCGCGCATCGATGTTGACCCGGATGAGGCGGCAAAGCTGCTGATCGGCCTGTTGCTGGGACTTCATACGATCATGAAAGCCCGGACATCCGACCAGTTCCCAAGGAGCTATGCAGACGCGGCGGTTGGGTTGATCAATGGGTGGAGAAATTTGTAAGCGATGAAATATGCAGGCGTGATCGGCTGCCATAATCTGACATCAAAAGACTAACACTCGAACGAACGTGATATCTAAGGCACGCAATGGGAAACAATTAACGTGACCACCTGCAGCGCGAGCATTACGCGTCTGTAGCGAATGTCTGGAAGTGCGCTGCCATTGCAGCATGTCCAGTGGCCGCTTTGGACCGCTAGTTAGCTCCCCGACCATATGCTACTGCGGAAGCCTGGCGCTATGAAAACCGGAGTGCGTGCGTCTATTGGTCGAGACTTTTCACCGTCTGAGACGGCAACTCCGCATAGGATGCGTCATAGAAATAGGTCAGCCAAATCGACCACTCATTGAAGAGTATATCGGAAATCCCGCGCGAATGAGACCCGACGCTCAGCGGATCTACGGACCCATCAGTTTCAACGCGCAAGAGTTTCGCATTCGGGTACTTCTCGTGACCCCGGTAACCCCCGACAACAACTGTGCCGTTCACGACTTCAACGGATTCCAAGTTACCAAAGCCGGTTGAAACAGCTACAGCAGTATCTCCGTTGCCTGAATGCGGAACCCAATACAAAGCGCTGTCCCAGGCGTCGTCGCTGCCCCAGGAAACAGCGTAAATACCTGTCTCTGCAATTGCAAAGCGGGCGAGACCACTGATGCGAGAATCGCCGAGGTGAGGTTGAATTTGTCCGGTTTGGGCTGCGACCGATAGGAATGCGCCGCGCCCAAAATCACTCACAAGAAGGGTGTCGTCGTCGAGGGCTTCGATATCGTAGAGAAAAACACCATCGTCATCGAGAGCCTGACGCCAGTTTACCGTGCCATCCGAAGCGGTAGAAATGACCTCATTGCCATCCACAATGACAATCTGGTTGCCGGAACGCACCATTCCTGTTGGGTTACGAAGACCTTGCCCATCTGAGAGTTTGATTTCTTCGGTCACGCCATCAGGAGTGAGCTTGTAGAGCCCGCCGTTAGTGGCGTCTGAGCTGAACTCTTCATCTGGCCCACCCGGTCCAATCGATACGGCATAGACATCATTTCCCATCGGCAAAACGGCTTCGGTAAAGGGCGGCAGCTCCTGTTCGGCGACAACAGGGAAGGCCGTGGTGCAAGTGACCAATAACGAAAGAACTTTCATCTCAAATAATTCTCCGGTGTATCTGTGCTTTGATGTTGCCGCCCGTTTTTCCGGCAATGATTGTTCCGGGGCGGCGTCAATGAACCGAGCGGTTTGCATCAAGGGGTTCAATTGGAGGCAAGAAAGTGCGGAGCCAGAGCATTGACGGCGGCATCAATGATCAACGGGTCTTCGTAAAACTGAAGCTGGTTGGCGCCGTCGATCCAATACAGCGTCTTCTTTTCTGACGCGATTTCTTCAAAAATGCGGCGGGGAATGACCTGACCGCTTGCAGCTCTGTCGCCATGGATCATCAATACAGGCAGGTTCAGTTGAGGGGCTGTTTCGTCGATCCGCCAGCCCCAAATGCCAGCTTCGCTCATCGCGGTGATGCGGTTTTCCCAACCCCCTTTGAAAGTCAGCCAAGGGGCCCTGTTATCCCATGGTAGGTACCAGTCTGCGATGGCAGTTGCGGTCAGAAGGGCATCCTCAGAGCCGACGATCGGGATGTAGCTTGCTTCCCCCGTTTTTTCGAATTCGGTGGCTGCTTTGGCCGCGCGATCTATGCGTGCTTCAACCTCGGCATCACTGCCAAGGTACATTCTGGCAGTTTCCTCAGTTAGATAGTGGCCCGCGACAACCCCGAGAGAGGCCACGCGACCGTCTGTCACCGCTGTTTCAATCGCCCAGTTGACGCCCTGACAAATCCCGAGAAGATGAAGCCGGTTTGCGTCGATGCCTTCTTGGTTTGCGAGAAAACCGAGGGCGGCTTGGCAGTCTTCAACCTTGGCTTCACCAGACTCGTAGCGTCGGGGTGTGCCCGAGCTTTCTCCGTGATAGCGTGGATCGAATATCAGAACGGCCAGCCCGCGCGATGCCAGGCGGGTTGCATATTGCACCGGTGACTGTTCTTTGACGAATGCAACAGGGCCGATGATCACAACGGCCGGGTGAGGTCCTTCCGAAGCAGGTCTCAACAACTTTCCAACAAGGGTTTCCCCAGAGCTGTCAAAGGACACTGTTTCAACATCATAAGAGCCAAATGCCGATTGATCTGGGTCACCGGATGCCTCCGCTGTGCTAGCGCGGGCGGCGAAAGCTCCGCTCAAGGATGTTGCAATCGCGATTGAGTTGAACATGCGTCGTGTAATCACTGCTGCTGCCCTTTCGTATACAGTTTGATGGTCTCGACAACCAAACGATCTTGGATCGAGCGCCCCGATCTGGGGGGGCGCCCTGTTAGGCTTCACTTGTCAGTTAACTCGCGACGGGCATAATTGGGATGACGCAAACAGCATGATGAGCATGCAAAAAATGAATGACATTTTAACTTCTCTGGATGTTAGGACTCTACGGTTCCTGCAGCTCCTGCTTCGCACAAGCAGCGTGACACGCACGGCAATACATCTGGGGATCAGCCAGCCCGCCGCCAGTCGAATACTCGCCCGGGTACGCGACCTTATTGGAGATCCGGTGCTGATCCGAACGCAGTCCGGATACCAATTAACGGATCATGCTCTGGGCTTGAATGAACCGGTCGATGCTGCCCTGTCAGCGATAGCTGACGTCTTCCAGCCTTCCGCCTTTGATCCAGCACAGTCCAACTATTGCTACCGCATCGCTTCGACAGATTACGGCGTCGCGGCTGTCCTGGGACCCATGATGGAGGTCTTTGCCGTTACCGCACCAGCAATAAGGTTCGATGTCTCGCCACTGGTGCCGCAAAGCTTTACCGATTTGGAAAAAGGAGCAATTGATCTGCTGCTATACGCGGATTTGGATGCCAGGAACGATTTACTTGTTCAGAAGCTATTTGATGAAACCTACGAAATCCTGTTCCGACAAGGCCATCCGCTTGAAGAACATGCGTCATCAAAACGGGCACTTACTCCGCAAGACGTTTCAG
The Ruegeria sp. SCSIO 43209 genome window above contains:
- a CDS encoding haloalkane dehalogenase, translating into MSTEQEISPDFPFDSKYVEVNGQRIHYVEEGDGSPVLFLHGNPTSSYLWRNIIPYAAGQGRAIAMDLIGMGKSDKPDIPYRFVDHVPYVDGFIEALGLEDVTLVIHDWGSALGFHYAHRHPENIRGIVFMEGVVRPMSWAGFPPDFRTGFRLMRTPGLGWMMISGLNMFVEKILPSAIVRDLAPQEMSQYRAPFPTARSRKPVRVWPCEIPIDGTPSDVHEIVSAYSSWLGETQTPMLMFHATPGGTIGTKEVAWCHQTIQNLEAVDIGKGIHFLQEDNPHLIGEKLEEWLARLPA
- a CDS encoding ABC transporter ATP-binding protein yields the protein MSDIVVSTQGLTRRFGENTAVNNLDLEIRTGQIYGFLGPNGCGKTTTMRMLTGLLTPSSGAISVLGRSMPEAAEPLKNEIGYMTQIFSYYRDLTVLENLRFAAEIYGIPVKSAKDRIEELLHTYDLTTNIDQLSGSMSGGQRQKLALAATVMHRPKLLFLDEPTSAVDPETRRTFWEQLFDLVDQGATMIVSTHFMDEAERCHRLAILQHGVKKADGSPRELMDDLQADVVEVEGPGLRKVKHALDVQPMILSTAQVGSRLRVLVDKSEPQPVDMLRGQLAAFPDLSLTPQRPNLEDVFVSATRGPKQ
- a CDS encoding LysR family transcriptional regulator → MSMQKMNDILTSLDVRTLRFLQLLLRTSSVTRTAIHLGISQPAASRILARVRDLIGDPVLIRTQSGYQLTDHALGLNEPVDAALSAIADVFQPSAFDPAQSNYCYRIASTDYGVAAVLGPMMEVFAVTAPAIRFDVSPLVPQSFTDLEKGAIDLLLYADLDARNDLLVQKLFDETYEILFRQGHPLEEHASSKRALTPQDVSAYRLIEFSFPGTSGLKPDTIMREKGDGSNAVFQQPYFTTLPFLVGQTDAVAAVPKRLAKQVQKLTSLCSAPFRPSCGFPYFLVRHERSRFNPAINWLREQALEFAKSN
- a CDS encoding TetR/AcrR family transcriptional regulator, which translates into the protein MARKRKTDHDSAVAGALDLFWRCGYHGASTRELEQETGLTRFTLQTTYGGKEKFFLKTLDTYLDNAEARHFPDPDTYSLNDLSDWFQGIASAERMPKIEDAGCLAFNSISSFDRTDPEVNARIERYLTALEGRFAAILSRAKLEGAARIDVDPDEAAKLLIGLLLGLHTIMKARTSDQFPRSYADAAVGLINGWRNL
- a CDS encoding SRPBCC domain-containing protein — translated: METGSSEKVSLSHYKIHTDIVIDAPPDVVWSALTDTPNYKDWAAFLVGIHGEIKDGSTITVDFQLDSSKEKLTTLDHTISVVQGTEFFWAEKGPGGIRDNHHFCVEPLEGGKTRFLQSDEIMGGITFLMGGRLAKIYVEGYQAFNRGLKAEAERRAQST
- a CDS encoding NAD-dependent epimerase/dehydratase family protein; translated protein: MLTGATGMVGSSVLAALLNEKTAREIVSLGRRPCNMNQPKLTDVRFAAFGDTQAIEAYLDGIDTVFHCLATYSARVSRTEYEEITVDWMRALLVACERSAPGVTFCLFSAQGAGSVGGGMSFALKIKGEAESKLFASDLERKFAFRPGYIAPSGPRNTWKKGDYLLKPLQRLMPSIGVTSDELAHAMLQTAMHDPRRTAVLENAELRTLLG
- a CDS encoding alpha/beta hydrolase: MRPASEGPHPAVVIIGPVAFVKEQSPVQYATRLASRGLAVLIFDPRYHGESSGTPRRYESGEAKVEDCQAALGFLANQEGIDANRLHLLGICQGVNWAIETAVTDGRVASLGVVAGHYLTEETARMYLGSDAEVEARIDRAAKAATEFEKTGEASYIPIVGSEDALLTATAIADWYLPWDNRAPWLTFKGGWENRITAMSEAGIWGWRIDETAPQLNLPVLMIHGDRAASGQVIPRRIFEEIASEKKTLYWIDGANQLQFYEDPLIIDAAVNALAPHFLASN
- a CDS encoding HlyD family secretion protein is translated as MNLTTPIPLILAAVLPAFLDRCSGSDTSVALGVLARDRVALTATASEIVVDLPIAEGAVVKAGDTLVQLDPTLQSSKLALAQAELEKAQATLLKLQVGPREEEIAIAEAKVAGAVARLADAEAIYDRNARLVENSVVTEAQVANDLALRDSARAELASAQESLKELQNGTRPEDLAVAEANVRAAEALVSAEQTVLDDLTVTATRDGVLDSLPWNLGERVTSGSPVAVMVTGQTPYARVYVPEPHRVNLKPGDMLEVRIDGLADPLDGVIRWISDDASFTPYYGLNKDDRTRLVYLAEIDLPTATPDLPAGVPVQVPMP
- a CDS encoding GFA family protein, which codes for MSHPNTIDGQCICGAVRYRVRDNMTAFKLCYCSFCQKASGSAHVANAFTTPDQIEWLEGKNMLTTFDVPNSQVRRVFCRNCGTTLPFETQNGKILIVPVGSLSCPPSQPVNAIVGWSSRPAWYGEALGLIEETCNAERVAQ
- a CDS encoding ABC transporter permease, whose protein sequence is MISPRRIAAVLKKELLQLRRDRMTFAMVIMIPLIQLLLFGYAINTNLRHVPVALVDQSGTELSRTLAQIVQATQVVTITEHLTTPQEAERAITESRVRAALIIPSNVSQRLARSPSVGLGLPNATDKTSSRPVAHWIVDGSDTMVASAIKSLRTMPLTELLKQPPNRQVPTFEVTLYFNPEQRSAVNIVPGLVGVILTMTMILFTSAAIVRERERGNMEMLINTPIKSIELMIGKIIPYIFLGLIQVAIILGLGHVLFDVPINGGLGTLLVVTLLFIIASLSLGLVISTLAQNQLQSMQMTIFVLLPSILMSGFMFPFDGMPQPVQMIAQVLPATHFMDMIRGVVLRDASLYELRWGILWMIGFAAFGLLAATLRFKKRLG